CGCGAGGCTGACCTCGCCCGGCCGCACCCGCAAGCCCCCGCCGACGAGCGCGGGCATCGATGCCGAATGATGCGGGCTGCGGAAGGGCCGGGCGCGGACGAGGCGCCCGCCTTCAAGGGTCCCCGCGACCGACGCGATCATCGATACTTCGAGCGCTTCAGCGGGCGTGAGGTCGGGAAGGATGCCCGGCATGCACGCCGCCATCAGCGATTTGCCCGCGCCGGGCGGCCCCGACATCATCGAATACGGCACGACGAGACCCGGAATTACTCCGGACTTCCGGCGAGGGAAACCCGCCGCTCGTTGAAAGGAAGACAACTCGTGCATTCACCTGCCCCTAGCGCCCTCACGGCGCCCCCGAAAGTCTACAGCTACACCCGCTTCAGCACGCCCGAACAGGCCCAAGGTGACAGCCATCGGCGCCAAACGGATGCGGCGCGCAAGTGGGCGGATCGAAAGGGGCTGGCACTGGACGACAAGCTGTCCCTGAGCGACCTTGGTGTATCGGCCTACCGTGGCGCGAACGTCGATGTAGACAGCGGGCTTGGCGGCTTCCTCCACGCGTGCCGCGCCGGTTTGATTGGCGACGGTTCCTATCTGCTTGTCGAAAGCCTCGACCGCATATCCCGCATGACGCCCCGGCGCGCTTCGCGGCTGGTCGATGACATTGTGGACGCGGGTGTCACCATCGTCACCCTGAACGACGGGCAGGAATACGATGCCGTCCGACTGGACAGCGACCCCATGGCCCTCATCGTCTCCCTAATGGTCTCTTGGCGCGCCCATGAGGAAAGCAAAACGAAGGGGCGGCGCGTTGCGGCGGCATGGCAGGAAAAGCGCCGTCGGGTCGCTGCGGGCGAAGCGGAGCATTACACGCGCCGTGCCCCCGCGTGGCTCGTGCGGTCCGCTGAAGGCTGGCAACTTCATCCCGAACGCGCTGAAGTCGTCCGCCGTATCTACCGGGATGCCATTGCCGGAGCGGGGGAGCATATAATTGCCGTGACCCTAAACGCCGGAGGTGTCCCCGTCATGGGTCGCGGCAAGATGTGGCACCGCTCGACCGTGTCAAAGATACTCCGCAATCCCGCTGTCATGGGAACGCTGGTCACAGGTCGTATGGACTTCAGCACCGGGAAGAAGCGGCGGACGACGGAGGAACCCGTGGCCGGTTTCTACCCTGCTGCCGTTTCGTTGGCGGACTGGGTGGCCGTCCGCGCCCTCAAAGACGGGAGCGTGGCGCGTGCGCGGGGCAAATCATCCGGCGCGCCGATCCAGAATATGCTTGCGGGCCTCGCGCGCTGTCCTGAATGCGGCGCCGCGATGACGCGCGTCTATAAGGGCGAGCGCGGCAAGGCGGGTACGCCGAAGCTGGTTTGCACCAAAGCGAAACTTGGCGCGGCACCTCATGGTTACGTTTCGGTCTCCCTAGAGGCCGTGCACGGCGCCATCGCCACTGGCTGGGCCAAGTTCGTTGACGACATTCCAGCGGGAGACCGGGGGGAAGACCTTGACCGGGATGCACACAACCTGCGGGGAGAGATAAGTGGCACGGAGGATCACCTTGCCGACCTTCTTGAACTGCTGGACCGCACCCCGTCCCGCGCGCTGTCGGCCCGCGTCCAAGCAGCGGAGGCAAGTCTGTCTGCACTGCGGGCATCTCTGGAAGTCATCGAACAATCCCGCGCGGTCGCCGACGGGGGGCTTGCCCACTCGCGCCTAGAGGGCCTTGTGGGCGCCCTTGACGTCCCCGAAGGGGAGCCGCTGGACTTCGGCAAGATCAACGCCGCGCTCCGGCTGCTCTTCTCCGGCGTCACCGTCGATTACCGGACGGGATGGCTTCGGTTCGAATGGCGACAGGGCGGGGTCACGGAACTGATTTACGCGATGGCACCTGAGCCGCCGAATTAGTCCGGGCTACCGGCCAGTGAACCATTTTCACGCCATTCGAATGGCACCAAATGCGCGATTCGAACGGCCATAACCTACTGACAAGATGCGAATGAATTTCTGTTGGCACACGTTGCTTTTTCATCGTGCCACGTGAGAGAATCCCATTAGATTTCAACAAGGAGAATGAATGTGCTTATCCCCGCAATCGCACCCCGGCTTATCTCGGACTTTGGGGTGGGAGAGATGTTTTACACGGGCCTGCAGCTTCAGATGGTGTGCGCTGGCGAGTGCGCCCCCGGCGACCCCTACGCCAGCACGGACAGCCTGCAACGGCTTGTTTCCGGCGGGGCGATGGAATGTCGCCAGACCGACACCGACCGATACGGGCGGGTCGTCGCCATATGCGAGGTCGGCGGCGTTGACCTATCGTGCCAACAGGTGCGGAGCGGGAACGCTATCCGGCGGTATGCCGCGATTAGCTGCTAGCCCGCCTCAATACCCCCGGCGGACTTCCTCCAGAAACTCGTCGGCGGCTTTGCGGTTGCCGTCTCGGATGACTTGCTGCGCGTATTCAGCATCGGAGTTCGCTGTTTCGCGCAGGCAGGAAAGATACGTCTCTCCGTCCCGCACATATTGTTCGCGTGCCCATTTATCCATTTGGTAGGGCCGATAAGGTTTGGAGCACGCGCGGCTCGGGTCGTATTTCAGGTCGTATAGGAATGTGCTGAACGACCCCTTCGCTCGTAGGAAAGAGGCAGCGTTCGCGCCGGTCACGATCAGTCCAGCCGTCGCGATTGCCATGATTACCTTTTTTGACATCCATCCCCCGCTATTATTGCTCAATGTGAAGCGGTCATGGTGCCAGCAAGTGGCTCGCCTTTACACGACTAAATGCGCCAATGTGGCGGCGACCACACCCACGAAGCCGCCGCCCTCCTGCCCCTCACCGCCGACAACAAGGTCGACGCACGGTCCCTGCACGGGTGGCTTGGGGTCGGTCGGAACTTCCCGACTTGGTTCGGACAGATCGTCAGCGACTATGGTTTCGAGGAGGGCGCAGACTTTTGCCCCGTTTCGGGCAAAACCTCCGCGAAGGGCGGAAGGCCTACGAAAGAGTACCTCCTGACCCTCGACGTCGCCAAAGAGATTGCCATGATCGGCAACACGCCGAAGGGCAAGGCGACCCGCCGCTACTTCATCGCTGCCGAGAAGGCCGCAGCCAAGATGGCGATTGCATGTCTTGCCAACACAAGTGCCGCTGATATGAAATCGGCATGGGGATATTTGACTTCTTGGGGAACCACATCCTTGCTTCCATTGTCGGGGCGTTCGGTGTGATTACCTATGGCTTAGGCATAGCGGAGCAGGCGCAAGCCATCGTTACGAGATTCAAGGCGTGGCAACTTCAGGCGCTGGGTGCGGCATTTTTTGCT
This DNA window, taken from Sphingopyxis sp. PAMC25046, encodes the following:
- a CDS encoding recombinase family protein, with protein sequence MHSPAPSALTAPPKVYSYTRFSTPEQAQGDSHRRQTDAARKWADRKGLALDDKLSLSDLGVSAYRGANVDVDSGLGGFLHACRAGLIGDGSYLLVESLDRISRMTPRRASRLVDDIVDAGVTIVTLNDGQEYDAVRLDSDPMALIVSLMVSWRAHEESKTKGRRVAAAWQEKRRRVAAGEAEHYTRRAPAWLVRSAEGWQLHPERAEVVRRIYRDAIAGAGEHIIAVTLNAGGVPVMGRGKMWHRSTVSKILRNPAVMGTLVTGRMDFSTGKKRRTTEEPVAGFYPAAVSLADWVAVRALKDGSVARARGKSSGAPIQNMLAGLARCPECGAAMTRVYKGERGKAGTPKLVCTKAKLGAAPHGYVSVSLEAVHGAIATGWAKFVDDIPAGDRGEDLDRDAHNLRGEISGTEDHLADLLELLDRTPSRALSARVQAAEASLSALRASLEVIEQSRAVADGGLAHSRLEGLVGALDVPEGEPLDFGKINAALRLLFSGVTVDYRTGWLRFEWRQGGVTELIYAMAPEPPN
- a CDS encoding antA/AntB antirepressor family protein, coding for MRQCGGDHTHEAAALLPLTADNKVDARSLHGWLGVGRNFPTWFGQIVSDYGFEEGADFCPVSGKTSAKGGRPTKEYLLTLDVAKEIAMIGNTPKGKATRRYFIAAEKAAAKMAIACLANTSAADMKSAWGYLTSWGTTSLLPLSGRSV